Proteins co-encoded in one Ruegeria sp. HKCCD4315 genomic window:
- the map gene encoding type I methionyl aminopeptidase: protein MKEHRGRLTKDGIRIYEQSDFAGMHAAGALAARILDDIAEHVFPGQTTGAIDGLITQMVEDAGATSATIGYKGYQHASCISVNHVVCHGIPGEKKLKDGDILNIDVTVIVDGWFGDTSRMYVAGKLPRKAERLIQVTHDALFKGIEMVKPGNTFGDIGHAIQAYVEAHRMSVVRDFCGHGLGRVFHAPPNVLHYGRPGTGAVLEEGMFFTIEPMVNLGRPETKTLADDWTAVTRDKSLSAQFEHSVGVTADGVEIFTLSPGDKFHPTYSS, encoded by the coding sequence ATGAAAGAACATCGTGGCCGCCTGACCAAAGACGGCATCCGCATCTATGAACAAAGCGACTTTGCCGGAATGCACGCGGCAGGGGCTTTGGCGGCACGCATTCTGGATGATATTGCAGAACACGTTTTTCCCGGCCAGACGACTGGCGCGATTGACGGGCTGATCACTCAGATGGTTGAAGACGCAGGCGCAACTTCGGCCACGATTGGGTACAAAGGCTATCAGCACGCCAGCTGCATCAGCGTTAATCACGTCGTTTGCCATGGTATTCCGGGTGAAAAAAAGCTGAAGGATGGCGACATCCTGAACATTGACGTGACTGTCATCGTCGATGGCTGGTTTGGCGACACCTCGCGCATGTATGTGGCCGGGAAACTGCCCCGCAAGGCAGAACGGCTGATCCAAGTAACCCATGACGCGCTGTTCAAGGGCATCGAGATGGTCAAGCCCGGCAACACTTTTGGCGATATCGGCCACGCCATTCAGGCTTATGTCGAAGCGCACCGGATGAGTGTTGTACGCGATTTTTGTGGACATGGTCTGGGCCGCGTGTTCCACGCGCCGCCCAACGTTCTGCACTATGGCCGTCCGGGCACTGGCGCGGTTCTGGAAGAGGGTATGTTCTTTACCATCGAACCGATGGTCAATCTGGGCCGTCCTGAAACCAAGACGCTGGCCGATGACTGGACAGCTGTGACCCGCGACAAGTCACTGTCGGCACAGTTCGAGCATTCGGTGGGTGTTACGGCGGATGGGGTCGAGATTTTTACACTCTCGCCGGGCGACAAGTTCCACCCGACCTATTCCTCCTGA
- a CDS encoding HAD family phosphatase, producing MHDLVIFDCDGVLVDSEVISNQVLMGNLAGYGLHLTLPECMSLFVGGTMVGVRDKARSMGADLPEGWVDQIYAETYDRLRKGVPLVPGVSELLAALDQNGIPFCVASNGSPDKMKITLGQNGIWDRFKDVMFSAHVLGTGKPDPKMFKLAAQRFEANSPVVIEDSQNGVTAAVRADMRCLAYAPHGGGDSLADLGAEVITDMAQVHRLLGLRA from the coding sequence CGAAGTGATCTCGAACCAGGTGCTGATGGGCAATCTGGCTGGTTATGGCCTGCACCTGACATTGCCTGAATGCATGTCGCTGTTTGTAGGCGGAACGATGGTTGGAGTACGCGACAAGGCACGCAGCATGGGTGCCGATCTACCCGAGGGCTGGGTGGATCAGATCTATGCTGAAACCTATGACCGCCTGCGCAAAGGGGTACCTTTGGTGCCTGGTGTTTCCGAATTGTTGGCGGCACTGGATCAAAACGGCATCCCGTTCTGCGTTGCGTCAAACGGCAGCCCGGACAAGATGAAGATCACTCTGGGTCAGAATGGGATTTGGGACCGGTTTAAGGACGTTATGTTCTCGGCTCATGTTCTGGGAACTGGCAAACCGGACCCAAAGATGTTCAAGCTGGCCGCTCAGCGCTTTGAAGCAAATTCCCCTGTGGTTATTGAAGACAGCCAGAATGGTGTAACAGCGGCCGTGCGGGCAGACATGCGCTGTTTGGCCTATGCCCCGCACGGAGGCGGCGACAGCTTGGCTGATCTGGGTGCCGAAGTCATCACGGATATGGCACAGGTGCACCGGCTTTTGGGACTCAGAGCCTGA